TCAATCCGCACGTCGTTGCAGCCGTCGTCCCTGCAACATGGCCCAGAAGACCCCCACCACCATGATCCCGGAACCGATCCAGATCCACGACACCAGGGGCGTGCGATAGATGCGGAACGCCCACACCCCATCCTTGACCCCATCCCCCAGCACCACATACAGATCCTCCCGCCAACTGCTGTGGATGGCCGCTTCGGTGGTGGGCTGGGAGTGTTCGCTGTAGACCCGTTTTTGTGGTCTGAGCATCAAGGTGGCCTCACCGGGGCGTTCGGCGCGGATGACCGCCTCGTCGGCTTGCCAGTTGCGGCGGGCGGTTTTGTCCATGGATTCCAGGGTCAGGCTCCATGAGCCGATGCGCATGGAATCTCCCTTGGCCAAGAACAGGTCCCGTTCCTCCTGAAAGAGTCCGGAGCCGACAAAGCCGGCCACCATCACCAGGGTGCCGAGGTGCACCAGCATGCCGCCGTAACGCCGTTTGTTGCGGGTGACGAGGCGCAGAAAGGCACCGGGAGCGGAGAGGGATTCCCGGCTCATGCGGGTTTTGATGTTGCGGAGCAGGTCTTTGAGATGGGTGGCCCCGACAAAAAGAATCAGCCCTGTGGCGATGGCGCCGGAAGGGTGGGTGACGCCGACCAACGGGGCGACCAGCATGCCGATGAGGCCGATGATCCCGGCGGGCAGGAACTCCTGACGCAGTTTGGCCAGCGATGCCCGTTGCCAAGGGATGAGGGGTCCCAGGCCCATCAGGGCGAGCATGCCGAGCATGATGGGGATGAACACCTTGTTGTAATAGGGGGCACCCACCGAGACCTTGGCGGTGGAAAGGGTTTCGACGGCCAGGGGATACAGGGTGCCCAGCAGCACGGTACAGGCTCCGGCCACCAGGAACAGGTTATTGATCAGGAATGAAAACTCTTTGGACCAGGGGCTTTCCAGTTTCGGGGTTTCCCGGAGTTGGTCGGATTTGGCGGTGAGCAGTCCGAAGGAGAACAGCAGCAGCGCGGACATGAACATCAGGATATAGACCCCCCGTCCCGGATCCGTGGCAAAGGCGTGGACCGAAGAGAGCACCCCGGAGCGCACCAGAAAGGTGCCCAGCAGGGAGAGGGCGAAGGTGGTGATGATCAAAAAGAGGTTCCAGGTTTTGAACATGCGGCGTCGTTCCTGGACCATGACCGAGTGCAGAAAGGCCAGACCGGTGAGCCAGGGCATGAAGGAGGCGTTTTCCACCGGATCCCAGGCCCAGTATCCCCCCCAGCCCAGTTCATAGTAGGCCCAATAGGCGCCGAAGACGATGCCGATGGTGAGCATGGCCCAGGAGAACAGGGTCCAGCGGCGGGTGGCCAGGATCCATTCGCTGTCGCCTTGTGAGGTGATCAGGGCGGCCATGGCGAAGGCATAGGGGATGGCGAAGCCCACATAGCCCATATAGAGGAACGGGGGATGGAATACCATGCCCGGATCTTGCAACAAGGGGTTGAGATCCCGGCCATCCGGGGGGGGTGAGAGCAGCCGTTCAAAGGGGCTGGACAAGAACACCACCAGCAGCAAAAACCCCAGCAGCAGTCCGCCATTGATGGAGAGCACCCAGGGCATGGAGACCGGATGGGTGTTCCAGTGTTTCCAGGCGGCGATGGCGACGAACAAAGAGAGCATCCAGGCCCACAGCAGCAGGGATCCTTCGTGTCCGCCCCACATGGCTGTGGCCAGATAGAACACCGGCAGCTTGAGTGAAGCGTGTTCGGCCACGTATTGCACCGAGAAGTCGTGTTTCAGAAAAGAGGCGATCAGCCCGGCGGAGGCCAGGGTGAGCAGGGCGCAGATCATGAAGGCGGCCTGTCGGGCCACCCGGATCCAGACCATCCGTTGCCAGCGCAGTCCGATCCATGGGGCGATCAGCATCAGCCCGGCCAGCATCAGGGCGATCAGGGTGGAAAAGTGGGCGATTTCGATCCACATGGTGTTTTCGGGGAGGCTCTTGGCAAGTCTGAAGTGAATGGATTATTTCAGGGATTTCATCAGCGATTCTTTGGATTTTGCGATGCCCTGCTCGCTCATTTCCACCGGCACATAGTCTTCGCTGTGTTTGGCGAGGATGGTATCGGCGCTGAAATCCTGTCCAGATTTCCAGGTGCCTTCCACCACCACGCCCTGACCTTCCCGGAACAGGTCGGGGACCATGCCATCGTAGCGCACCGGGATTTGGGCCTTGCCGTCGGTGACCAGGAAGCGGATCTTCAGGGTGCCGGCCTCCCGCACCAAGGATCCGGCTTGGACCATGCCGCCGACGCGAATTTTCTTGCCGTCGAGTTCCCGTTGTTTGGCGACCGCTTCGGCGGGGGTGTGGAAATAGACCAGGGCGCCGGTGAAGGATGAAAACACCAGAGCCGCCAGTGATCCCCCCACCACGAGTACGGTGAGAATGAGAAAAAGGCGTTTGTTGGCGAGGGGTTTCATGGGGTTCCGGAGTCGTGTTGATCGAGTTGTTTCTGGAGCCGTTTCCAGGACAGGTGCCAGTGCAGGGTGTAGCCGCCATAGACGGCCAGGGCCAGCAGATAGACGGCGGCGATGTAGGGGGTATAGTCATTCATCGGGGTGCATCCTTGCGGATTCCAGGGCGTCCAGATGGCGACGGGCTTCGATCTGGCGGGCTTTGACCGTCACCATGAACAGTCCCATGAGGATAAACGCGCCGGAGAGGATCAGCAATGGGGGAAGCAGCGGTCCGGAGATGTGAACTCCGGAATTGCCCGACGCGGCCATGGAGGGGGGTTGATGCAGGGTGCGCCACCACACCACGGAGTAGTGAATGATGGGCAGGTCCACGGCGCCGATGATGGCCAGGATGGCGGTGGCCCGGGCGCCCTTGATGGGATCGTCCAGGGAGTTGCGCAGCACCATCAACCCTTTGAACAGGATCAGCAGCACCAGCATGGAGGTGAGGCGTGCATCCCAGGCCCACCAAGTGCCCCACATGGGTTTGCCCCAGATGGAGCCGGAGGCCAGGGTGATGGCGGTGAAGGCCGCGCCCACGGAGGTGGCGGCCTCGGCGAGGATGTCGGCGGTTTCGGAGCGTTTCCAAAGATAAAGCACCGAGGCCACGGTGACGAACAGATAGCTCAACAGGGCCATTTTGGCGGAAGGCACATGGATGTACAAAATGCGCACCGCGCCGCCTTGTTGGAAATCCTCGGGGGCGCCGTAGACGAACCACAGCCCCACGGCCAGCATCGCAAGGGTGGCTATGCCCGTGAGGGTTTGAATTTTTTTAAGGATTTTCATGGTGTTGTCGGTTCACTCCTCCACCAGCCAGCCGAAGGCCCAGGGGGCCATGGCGAGATAGACCAAATCGAAAATGATCAACAGCTTGAGCCATGGGATCACCTCGCCATCCTGGAGCAGCACCCCCGCGATGGCCTGGACTCCGGCAATCAGCATCGGAGCGGTCAAGGGGAGCAGCAGCAGGGCCAGCAGGGTTTCCCGGGAGCGGGCGCCCCGGGTCATGGCGGCCAGAAGGGTTCCCAGACCGGTCAATCCCAGGGTGCCCAGGGTGAGGATGCCGAGGATCGCCGGCACATGGCCCCAGGCATCGACGTTGAACAGCACCAGGGTCAGGGGGAGTATCAGGAATTCCACCAGCAGGGTCAACAGGAGATTGCCGAGCCACTTGCCAAAAAAGATCACGCCACGGGGTACCGAGGCGAGCAGCAATCCCTCGAAGGCGCCATCCTCCTCTTCGGCCTGGAAGACCCGCCCCAGTCCCACCAGCGTGGTGAACAAGGTGGTGGCCCACAACAGACCCGGCAGCAGACGCAAGGCCTCTTTGCGGTCCGGTTCAAAGGCGGCCTGAAACACCACCAGCACCGAAATGGCGAAAAAGAGCATGGACGACAGGGTGGCGCGACGACGCAGGTCTCCGGCCACATCCTTCCAGGCGATGCGATAGACGGCCTTCAGCACGGGAGCGGCTCCGGAGCGGAGGCGTGAATGGGGGTGAGTACGCCCCGCGCCAGTTGATGGGGGCGATGGGGCAGGGCGGCCACCCGTTCCGGGTCGTGACTGGCCATCACCAGGGCGCCACCGTGGCGCAGGTAGTCCGTCAGGATGGCGTTGAGCCACTGGACCCCTTGGGTATCCAGGGCGGAGTAGGGTTCGTCGAGGAGCAGCAGCCGGGGATGGGCCAGGAGCATACGGGCCAGGGCCAGCCGTTTGCGCATGCCGGCGGAAAACCATTGCACAGGCTTGTCCGCGGCTTTGGCCAGACCCACGGTTTCGATGGCTTGGCGCAGCCGGGATTCCGGGAGGTTCAGGCCCCGCAGATCACGGAAGAACAAGAGATTTTCCACCGGGGTGAGATGGCCGTAGAGATGGGTCTGATGGCCCACGAACAGCAATTTGTCCCGGGCTTCGTTGCCGTATCGGGTCACATCCAGGCCATCCAGCAGATAACGCCCCTGACGGACGGTCAAGAGGGTGGCCAGCAACGCCAGCAGGGTGGATTTGCCGCAGCCGTTGGTCCCGTACAAGGCCACGCACTCTCCCTGCCGCACGTTCAGATCGATGCCCTGGAGCACCCGATGGCGACCGAAGCGGTGATGCACCCCCTCCAGTTGGATCACCAACGGAGTGGATCCAGGGTCGGAGGGGGGAGCGGGGAAGGAATCGGTGGAAGAGTGGGTCATGCCATTGGGGCTACTGGTTCGGTCCGAGGACCGTCCCCTTGGCGCCGGCCTTGGCGTTGGCCAGATTGGCGGCCTGCTGGGCCCGGGCCTGGGTGGGGAAGGGACCGAGACGGACCCGGAACACATTCTTTTTCCCGGCCTTTTGAGTGTTTTGATAGACGGGCATGCGTTTGCCGTCGAACATCAGGTTGGACAGCTTGTTGGCCAGGGCGGTGGCGTGTTCGGTATCGTTGAACGAGGCGACCTGGACCGAAAACCCGCTGGGCGGTGGGGTGGCGGGTTTCTGGAGTGGTTTGTCGTTGGTGTCGGCGGCATCCTCGGAGTCGTCGGCCTGATTTTTCTGGGCATTTTTGGCCTGTTGACGTTTCGGGGGCGAGCCGAGGGCGGAGTTGGGATCGTTGCTGTGGTCGGAGCGATCCTGATCCTGGGCCGAGGGCTGGGGGGGATGGGCGGGTTCGCGCTGGGGCGCCGGAGGCGCGGTGCGGGATCCGGAACCATCCGCCGCCATGCGGGGCATGGGGGGAGGAGCCGCATGGGAGTCGCCGGGGGTGTTCTTGGCCGGGGTCAGACCGCCGTCCCGGGAGAGGGGGCGGGACTCCAGACGGGCCGACTCCAGGGCGGAAGCCTCTTTGGGGTTCCAGGCTTCCTGGGGTTTGGAGGCATCCGGTTTGCCGCTGTTGTTGTCGGGAGCGGTCAGATCCTTGGCGTCGATTTCGACCTTGGATTCGGATTTGTTTTGGGCTCCTTCCGGATTGAAAATCGGGGCCGGAGCCACCTGGGTGAGCCAAGCGGATTTGTTGCTGTCTGCGGTGCGGTCCCCGACTTTGACCTTGGGGGTGGGTTGCGTCTCTTTTTCGGCGATGAGATCTCCGGGGGTGCGGACCATGTTGAAGACCACCACCATGAGGATCAGAACAAGAATGATGCCGCCGGTCACCAGAAACAGGAACTGTTCGCGATTGGGTGATGCTTTCATAAGAGCCTTATCGGATGTCGTGTTTGGTTCGTGTTTGAGAAGACGGTCCGCGACCGGTCTACGCGCCCTGCGGATTGAGTCCGGTTTATTTTGCAATAAATGAGCCATTCCAATCCTTGACGCCTCTCTTTTTGGAGCATCCGTTTCAATTATGGTAAGCCAAAGCCGGGGGTTCTTCAAGCGTTCGGGCCGGGATCGGCCTTATATCGGGGAAAAAAGAAAAACGGGGTGGGGGAAGGTTGGGCGATGCCTTCCATCACAGCGGCGTCATCGCCGTGTGGGAGGGGTCTGCGAGGCATGGATGTTTTTGGCCTTGCGACCCAAAAGGCTTCTTGGAACAGCAGGTTCCTTCAGGCGATGCCATGGAGTCCGGAAGGGGACTCAGGGCGAGAGATGTTCTTGTAAACATTCGATCAGTTCGGTGGAGATGCCGGTGATGGTGGGATCGTTTTCAAAGTGGTGGCGGGTGATGAACTGAAAGACCGTGTTGGTGTGGCCGGTCTTGGCCGCCAGGACGCAGCTGACCACCAACAAGGTGACGCCACGGGAGATGTGTTCGTATTTGGCGGTGGCCGGGTCGCCGAACAGAATCCGGGCAAAGGGCTTGATCAATTTTTCGTTGTGGCGGATCAACTCTCCGGCTTCCATCACATTGGGGATGTCCAGATGGCAGCAGACTTCGGTGAGGGTGATGATGCTCTGGGTCTTGAAAATCAACCGGGTGTCGTAGTGGTCGGCGATTTTGCGGTCATAGGCGTTGATCAAACGGTTGTCCAGCACAAAGCGCTCCATATCCTCCTGACGGATCAGGCAGGCTGTGGGCGGTTTTTCCAGCAGGCCCGGCTTGGGGGTCTGGGGCGGGGCGTTTTTTGGGGGGGGTGGCGCGATATTTCTGGCCTCGTCTCCCAGGGGAATGGGCTCGAAGGGCAGATCCGGCAGGGGAGGCAGGGTGTCACTCGCCTCGAATCCCGCATCCACATGACGGGTCGCCTTTTTGGCGTGATGGGCGAAGGGCTTGATCTGGTTGAGTTCCAGATCCGCCAGCTCGAACAGGGAGGTGACCCGGGCATACTCCCGTTGTTTGTGGGGCGGGCAGTGTTCCCGGGTCTGAAAGCCCAGGTGCTTGTTGATCTCCAGCCAGGCGTGCTGCAACACCGAACGGATTTGCAACTCCACCAAGAAACCCCGGAAACGACGGTATTCGATCAGCTCCAAGCGGTTGTCCAGTAGTCCCACCTGGAGGTTGGTGGAGGTGTAACCGAACCGGTTGGGATCGCTGGTTTGGGATTTGGGCTGTTCCGGAGAGGCGAACACATTGAACTCCCGCCGGATGATCTCCGAGATGACCTGCACCTCCTCCTCGAAATAGGTGATGATGCGAATGCCCGCGATATCCGGCACGTCGTTGAGGGTGGCATAGGGTTCTTTCGGACTCTGGAGCTTGTCGACCAGACTCTCCTTTTCCTTGATGCGACCGACAATCGAATGGATCTTCGGACCATCGGGCACGATGAACTCCTTGATCAGCGTCAGGGTCCGATCCAGGAAATCCTGATAGGTTTTCTTTTGCTGGTCGTATTGCAGGAGGATCTTGTCGATCAACACCGAGTCGAGTGGCTTCAT
The DNA window shown above is from Magnetococcales bacterium and carries:
- a CDS encoding heme lyase CcmF/NrfE family subunit is translated as MWIEIAHFSTLIALMLAGLMLIAPWIGLRWQRMVWIRVARQAAFMICALLTLASAGLIASFLKHDFSVQYVAEHASLKLPVFYLATAMWGGHEGSLLLWAWMLSLFVAIAAWKHWNTHPVSMPWVLSINGGLLLGFLLLVVFLSSPFERLLSPPPDGRDLNPLLQDPGMVFHPPFLYMGYVGFAIPYAFAMAALITSQGDSEWILATRRWTLFSWAMLTIGIVFGAYWAYYELGWGGYWAWDPVENASFMPWLTGLAFLHSVMVQERRRMFKTWNLFLIITTFALSLLGTFLVRSGVLSSVHAFATDPGRGVYILMFMSALLLFSFGLLTAKSDQLRETPKLESPWSKEFSFLINNLFLVAGACTVLLGTLYPLAVETLSTAKVSVGAPYYNKVFIPIMLGMLALMGLGPLIPWQRASLAKLRQEFLPAGIIGLIGMLVAPLVGVTHPSGAIATGLILFVGATHLKDLLRNIKTRMSRESLSAPGAFLRLVTRNKRRYGGMLVHLGTLVMVAGFVGSGLFQEERDLFLAKGDSMRIGSWSLTLESMDKTARRNWQADEAVIRAERPGEATLMLRPQKRVYSEHSQPTTEAAIHSSWREDLYVVLGDGVKDGVWAFRIYRTPLVSWIWIGSGIMVVGVFWAMLQGRRLQRRAD
- the ccmE gene encoding cytochrome c maturation protein CcmE; the protein is MKPLANKRLFLILTVLVVGGSLAALVFSSFTGALVYFHTPAEAVAKQRELDGKKIRVGGMVQAGSLVREAGTLKIRFLVTDGKAQIPVRYDGMVPDLFREGQGVVVEGTWKSGQDFSADTILAKHSEDYVPVEMSEQGIAKSKESLMKSLK
- the ccsA gene encoding cytochrome c biogenesis protein CcsA — encoded protein: MKILKKIQTLTGIATLAMLAVGLWFVYGAPEDFQQGGAVRILYIHVPSAKMALLSYLFVTVASVLYLWKRSETADILAEAATSVGAAFTAITLASGSIWGKPMWGTWWAWDARLTSMLVLLILFKGLMVLRNSLDDPIKGARATAILAIIGAVDLPIIHYSVVWWRTLHQPPSMAASGNSGVHISGPLLPPLLILSGAFILMGLFMVTVKARQIEARRHLDALESARMHPDE
- a CDS encoding heme exporter protein CcmB; protein product: MLKAVYRIAWKDVAGDLRRRATLSSMLFFAISVLVVFQAAFEPDRKEALRLLPGLLWATTLFTTLVGLGRVFQAEEEDGAFEGLLLASVPRGVIFFGKWLGNLLLTLLVEFLILPLTLVLFNVDAWGHVPAILGILTLGTLGLTGLGTLLAAMTRGARSRETLLALLLLPLTAPMLIAGVQAIAGVLLQDGEVIPWLKLLIIFDLVYLAMAPWAFGWLVEE
- the ccmA gene encoding heme ABC exporter ATP-binding protein CcmA, with translation MTHSSTDSFPAPPSDPGSTPLVIQLEGVHHRFGRHRVLQGIDLNVRQGECVALYGTNGCGKSTLLALLATLLTVRQGRYLLDGLDVTRYGNEARDKLLFVGHQTHLYGHLTPVENLLFFRDLRGLNLPESRLRQAIETVGLAKAADKPVQWFSAGMRKRLALARMLLAHPRLLLLDEPYSALDTQGVQWLNAILTDYLRHGGALVMASHDPERVAALPHRPHQLARGVLTPIHASAPEPLPC
- a CDS encoding SPOR domain-containing protein; translation: MKASPNREQFLFLVTGGIILVLILMVVVFNMVRTPGDLIAEKETQPTPKVKVGDRTADSNKSAWLTQVAPAPIFNPEGAQNKSESKVEIDAKDLTAPDNNSGKPDASKPQEAWNPKEASALESARLESRPLSRDGGLTPAKNTPGDSHAAPPPMPRMAADGSGSRTAPPAPQREPAHPPQPSAQDQDRSDHSNDPNSALGSPPKRQQAKNAQKNQADDSEDAADTNDKPLQKPATPPPSGFSVQVASFNDTEHATALANKLSNLMFDGKRMPVYQNTQKAGKKNVFRVRLGPFPTQARAQQAANLANAKAGAKGTVLGPNQ